From Paenibacillus sp. V4I7, one genomic window encodes:
- a CDS encoding ABC transporter substrate-binding protein, with the protein MRQKMVRGLISLSVVGLALTGCGTKDQGNTSGATTAPTAAATAASKGEPTTLIISTWGFADDFFKKEVYAPFEKEHNAKIVLEIGNNAERMNKVKQGSSSVDLIYLSDYYAQQGIEAGLFDKIDRSRIPNLKDIYDLAKAPLGEDYGPAYTVGRLGIAYNPKATTKEIKSWSDLWSPELSKKLTLPNITGTTGPMVLDAASVVAGNATFNEDQAFAKIKELNKGVVKYYGQTSEFVNMFAQGEIAAGPIMEMYVKDLKAAVPETKFVSPQEGAYAVMNTVNVIKGSKNKQLAEDFINWHLSKEVQEKSAKAKVDSPVNTTLQLSPEEATGITYGADVVNKLRKLDMKFVNQNLKAWIARFNKEVAQ; encoded by the coding sequence ATGAGACAAAAAATGGTTCGTGGTTTAATTTCTTTATCTGTAGTAGGACTAGCCTTAACAGGTTGCGGCACGAAGGACCAGGGTAATACAAGTGGAGCTACGACAGCACCCACAGCAGCTGCCACAGCGGCATCCAAAGGGGAACCTACAACTTTAATCATTTCCACCTGGGGTTTTGCGGATGATTTCTTTAAGAAAGAAGTGTACGCGCCGTTTGAGAAGGAGCATAATGCCAAGATTGTTCTGGAGATAGGAAATAACGCAGAACGTATGAACAAAGTGAAGCAGGGCAGCTCGAGTGTGGATCTCATTTATTTATCTGACTATTACGCACAACAAGGAATTGAAGCGGGACTGTTCGATAAGATCGACCGCAGTAGGATTCCGAATTTGAAAGACATTTATGATCTGGCCAAGGCGCCGCTGGGTGAAGATTATGGTCCAGCCTACACGGTAGGTCGACTAGGCATTGCTTACAATCCGAAAGCAACAACCAAAGAAATCAAGTCATGGAGCGACCTATGGAGTCCAGAACTCTCCAAAAAGCTGACACTTCCTAACATCACGGGGACAACTGGCCCAATGGTCTTGGATGCAGCATCTGTCGTTGCTGGAAATGCAACGTTTAATGAGGATCAAGCTTTTGCAAAAATTAAGGAGTTGAACAAAGGAGTCGTTAAATACTACGGCCAAACCTCCGAATTCGTAAACATGTTCGCACAAGGGGAAATTGCTGCTGGTCCTATCATGGAAATGTACGTGAAGGATTTGAAAGCAGCTGTGCCAGAAACGAAGTTCGTCTCCCCGCAAGAAGGAGCTTACGCCGTAATGAACACGGTCAACGTGATTAAAGGAAGTAAAAACAAGCAGCTGGCTGAGGATTTCATCAACTGGCATTTGAGCAAGGAAGTACAGGAGAAATCAGCGAAAGCGAAAGTAGATTCACCTGTAAACACAACACTTCAGCTTTCGCCTGAAGAAGCTACAGGGATTACCTATGGCGCAGACGTGGTGAATAAACTTCGCAAATTGGATATGAAATTCGTCAATCAGAATCTCAAAGCATGGATTGCCCGCTTCAACAAGGAAGTTGCTCAATAA
- a CDS encoding response regulator, with product MARLMVVDDSIFMRLMIKNILLELGHEIVAEASNGLEAISLFLQHSPDMITLDITMPEMDGITALKEIKSYKSDSKIIMVSAMGQQSFVIEAITLGARDFIVKPFDKDRVAEAVKKVLSS from the coding sequence ATGGCGAGACTAATGGTTGTTGATGATTCTATCTTTATGCGATTGATGATTAAGAACATCCTCTTAGAATTAGGGCATGAAATTGTAGCCGAAGCATCGAATGGACTTGAGGCCATCTCTCTTTTTTTACAGCATTCACCTGACATGATTACGTTGGATATTACAATGCCCGAGATGGATGGTATTACGGCATTAAAGGAAATTAAAAGTTACAAGAGCGATTCAAAGATCATTATGGTATCCGCAATGGGGCAACAATCCTTTGTTATTGAAGCCATTACCCTTGGCGCTAGAGATTTTATTGTGAAGCCTTTTGATAAAGACAGGGTAGCTGAAGCTGTAAAAAAGGTACTGAGTTCGTGA
- a CDS encoding ParA family protein, translating into MGAIISIGNQKGGVGKTTTTAITGYLLSKKYKVLCVDFDSQGNLTQFLTQRDIHDYSKMTIFEACKNMNPTPYIRKLTYNLHFIPADEMLATLPMLIHQNPSMSSTILRDTLHKVKARYDYILIDLPPNLGEHTINGLVASDYAIVMLQCEPMCYDALDRYIATMIHIKEVKKLDLVLCGILPTMIDSRTIIDKTIIDRVRREYEGVVFRSEIKRRNRIKEFSITGIQEYSNMDTSALSNYRNFVEELEQRVQA; encoded by the coding sequence ATGGGAGCCATTATTTCAATCGGTAATCAAAAAGGCGGCGTTGGCAAAACGACAACCACGGCCATCACGGGGTATCTTCTCTCTAAGAAGTACAAGGTTCTCTGTGTCGACTTCGATAGCCAAGGCAATTTGACACAGTTTCTTACTCAACGAGATATACACGATTACTCCAAAATGACTATTTTTGAGGCATGTAAAAACATGAATCCCACCCCCTACATCCGCAAGTTAACCTACAACCTTCACTTCATTCCGGCTGATGAAATGCTTGCAACTCTGCCCATGCTTATCCATCAAAATCCTTCAATGAGTTCGACCATTTTGAGAGATACACTACATAAAGTAAAGGCCAGATACGACTACATACTTATTGATTTACCTCCAAATCTCGGAGAGCACACTATTAATGGTTTAGTGGCTTCCGACTATGCAATCGTCATGCTACAATGCGAACCAATGTGTTATGACGCGCTGGACAGATACATCGCAACAATGATTCACATCAAAGAGGTTAAAAAGCTGGACCTTGTTTTATGCGGCATATTGCCAACAATGATCGATTCTAGAACAATCATTGATAAAACAATCATTGATAGGGTAAGGAGAGAATACGAGGGAGTTGTGTTTCGATCGGAAATAAAGCGAAGAAATAGAATCAAGGAGTTTTCTATTACAGGAATACAGGAATACAGTAATATGGATACATCGGCATTAAGCAATTATAGAAATTTTGTCGAGGAGCTGGAGCAGCGTGTCCAAGCGTGA
- a CDS encoding Rieske (2Fe-2S) protein codes for MTVHYVLDADAVSEGGHAVVTIEGKSIGIFRINNEYYALNNYCPHQGAPMCAGLVSGTTLPSDVYEYEYGKMGEIIRCPWHGWEFDIRTGKSLFSEKIWVKTYKVNVQDGKVGVDLERK; via the coding sequence ATGACGGTACATTACGTGCTGGATGCGGACGCTGTCTCCGAAGGCGGTCACGCCGTCGTCACAATCGAGGGGAAGAGCATCGGCATTTTCCGGATAAACAATGAATATTACGCTTTAAACAATTATTGCCCCCACCAGGGGGCACCGATGTGCGCAGGACTCGTATCTGGTACTACGCTCCCTTCGGACGTGTATGAATACGAGTACGGTAAAATGGGCGAAATCATCCGCTGCCCCTGGCATGGCTGGGAATTCGATATTCGAACCGGCAAATCTTTATTCAGCGAAAAGATTTGGGTAAAAACGTATAAGGTGAATGTGCAAGACGGCAAAGTTGGTGTTGATCTGGAAAGAAAGTAG
- a CDS encoding amidohydrolase family protein, whose protein sequence is MAEDFKVIDADVHNEQNDADLLPYLAEPWRSRVATTGIGYAGSGYYSPVGVMKKDAIPANGGKAGSDPDLMIKQLLEGYNVEYCVLTGVVYNISTTHDPDYAAVICSAYNDFLIAEWLGKHKAFKGAMAVATQDPSLAAKEIDRVGGHPDIVEVMISSAARAPLGQRQYHPIYEAAERNGLPIAIHPGAEGGGSSTAPTAAGYPSRYIEWHTCLSQMFMAHLVSMVCEGVFEKFPRLKVVLTEGGIAWLPHLMWRLDKNYKALRSTVPWLKKLPSQYIREHCYLTTQPIEEPDNPQHLIDLFNMIDAENMILYSSDYPHWDFDSPSMILRRLKPEAKRKIFYENAKSLYNL, encoded by the coding sequence ATGGCCGAAGATTTCAAGGTCATTGATGCAGATGTCCATAATGAACAGAATGATGCCGATTTGCTGCCGTATCTGGCCGAACCATGGCGGTCACGCGTAGCGACGACCGGAATCGGGTATGCAGGCTCTGGTTACTATTCGCCAGTAGGCGTCATGAAGAAGGACGCCATTCCGGCCAATGGCGGCAAAGCCGGCTCGGACCCAGACCTCATGATCAAGCAGCTGCTTGAGGGCTACAATGTCGAATACTGCGTGTTGACCGGGGTTGTGTACAATATTTCAACGACGCACGACCCTGATTACGCAGCTGTGATTTGCTCAGCCTACAACGACTTTTTGATCGCCGAATGGCTTGGTAAACACAAGGCGTTCAAGGGCGCCATGGCCGTCGCCACGCAGGACCCATCTCTTGCCGCGAAAGAGATCGACCGCGTCGGGGGCCATCCCGATATCGTCGAAGTGATGATTTCTAGTGCGGCTCGTGCCCCCCTCGGCCAGCGACAGTATCATCCTATCTATGAGGCTGCGGAGCGGAATGGTCTACCTATTGCGATTCATCCGGGCGCGGAAGGAGGGGGCAGCTCCACGGCACCTACCGCTGCTGGGTATCCGTCCCGTTACATCGAGTGGCACACATGCTTGTCGCAAATGTTCATGGCTCATCTTGTCAGCATGGTATGCGAGGGCGTATTTGAGAAGTTCCCGCGGTTGAAAGTAGTGCTTACCGAGGGAGGTATTGCTTGGCTGCCGCATCTGATGTGGAGGCTGGATAAGAACTATAAAGCGCTCCGCTCTACCGTCCCTTGGCTGAAGAAGCTGCCTAGTCAGTACATTCGAGAGCATTGTTATTTAACTACACAGCCCATTGAGGAACCGGATAATCCGCAGCATTTGATCGATTTGTTCAATATGATTGATGCCGAGAATATGATTCTGTATTCGAGTGATTATCCGCATTGGGATTTCGATTCACCAAGTATGATTCTGCGGAGACTAAAGCCGGAGGCGAAGCGTAAAATCTTTTACGAAAATGCCAAAAGCCTATATAACCTTTAA
- a CDS encoding extracellular solute-binding protein: MKKRTVATGLTTVMLVSLVAAACSSQPNDTPAAGETKKPDESKKPITFTWLAYDRPEGKVRQDWDIFKEIETKTGVKIEFQVVSQEGLKEKKQIMIATNSVTDFIQVDTLEGRQHGPDKVFLNLKDYLDKAPNLKAFYDKYPEARAVATGVDGGIYTVPVIEGDAEGKGFNFVWYTRKDVMDKYGLKAPTTVDEFYQFLKTLKEKQPDTYPLINNAIIGDTGLFTTFGRAFTGIHGFYNVDPATDKYAFAPYHKGYKDSLVYLNKLFNEKLLDPEFSMITQAQWEERILKGKSLVTFFWKADLETLMDKGRKAGIAEYTLDAIPQFAADGIKNYQFSRPVVGAAGRAISAKVKDKDRAVQFLDYLLGEEGSNYLSLGIEGKTYTKENGKSVYNKDFGASPFTTLRKDWGVWYDMVTLDNAKSREVWERGLSDKSKDINKRYESFIIPAPKQIVKTKEELELEKSKLNNLNKFLEQKLTEFVAGKTPINDKTYQEFIDQAKKLGADELLGMYNAAYTRTYGKK; this comes from the coding sequence ATGAAAAAAAGAACTGTCGCAACAGGATTGACTACGGTTATGCTCGTTAGTTTGGTCGCAGCAGCCTGTTCGAGCCAACCGAATGATACTCCTGCGGCGGGAGAAACGAAGAAACCAGACGAGTCCAAGAAGCCGATCACATTCACGTGGCTGGCTTACGACCGTCCAGAAGGAAAAGTGCGCCAGGACTGGGACATCTTCAAGGAAATCGAAACAAAGACCGGCGTAAAGATCGAGTTTCAAGTGGTCAGTCAGGAAGGTTTGAAGGAAAAGAAGCAAATTATGATTGCGACGAACTCAGTCACGGACTTCATCCAGGTAGATACGTTAGAGGGAAGACAGCACGGTCCGGATAAAGTATTTTTGAACTTAAAAGATTACTTGGATAAAGCACCGAACCTAAAGGCGTTCTACGACAAATACCCAGAGGCTAGAGCGGTCGCAACTGGCGTTGACGGCGGTATTTATACCGTTCCTGTCATCGAGGGCGACGCGGAAGGGAAAGGTTTTAACTTCGTCTGGTATACACGCAAGGACGTCATGGATAAGTATGGACTGAAGGCGCCGACTACAGTGGATGAGTTTTACCAGTTCCTCAAAACGCTCAAAGAAAAGCAGCCGGATACTTATCCCCTCATCAATAATGCCATTATTGGCGATACCGGGTTATTTACGACATTCGGCAGAGCGTTCACCGGCATACACGGCTTCTATAACGTCGATCCGGCTACCGACAAATACGCGTTCGCTCCCTATCATAAAGGATATAAGGACTCGCTTGTTTACTTGAATAAATTGTTTAACGAAAAGCTGCTGGATCCTGAATTCTCGATGATTACGCAAGCACAGTGGGAAGAGCGGATTCTTAAAGGCAAATCACTCGTGACGTTTTTCTGGAAGGCTGACTTGGAGACGCTTATGGACAAAGGACGTAAAGCGGGTATAGCGGAGTATACACTCGATGCGATTCCACAATTTGCTGCAGACGGTATTAAGAACTACCAATTCTCACGTCCGGTTGTAGGCGCTGCCGGCCGCGCGATCTCGGCTAAGGTGAAAGACAAGGACAGGGCAGTTCAATTTCTTGACTACTTACTGGGAGAAGAAGGATCTAACTACTTATCGCTTGGTATCGAGGGCAAAACGTATACGAAGGAAAACGGCAAATCTGTCTACAACAAGGATTTCGGCGCTTCGCCATTCACGACACTGCGTAAGGATTGGGGCGTTTGGTACGATATGGTTACGCTCGATAATGCCAAATCCCGCGAGGTGTGGGAGCGCGGCTTAAGCGACAAGAGCAAGGACATTAACAAGAGATACGAATCGTTCATTATTCCAGCGCCGAAGCAGATCGTCAAGACGAAGGAAGAGCTGGAGCTGGAAAAATCGAAGCTGAACAACCTGAACAAATTCCTTGAGCAGAAGCTGACTGAATTCGTAGCGGGCAAGACGCCGATCAACGATAAGACGTATCAAGAATTTATCGATCAAGCGAAGAAGCTCGGAGCTGACGAACTGTTAGGTATGTACAATGCTGCCTATACCCGAACATACGGTAAGAAGTAA